The Sinomicrobium kalidii region AAATAGGCCAGCCCGGCCATAAAACGGCGGTCCATGGTGGTCATCAGTTGCAACACATCGCTTTTTTGCACTCCGGCGCAGGCAAAGGATATGGCCTCGTTATAGGCCAGGCGTTCAAGGTCGGCTTCGGTAAGGGCAAAGGTTACCGGTTGGCCGAGCGTTCCGGAAGTGGTTACATAATCGATGATATTTTCCCTGTCTACACAGCGAAAATCATCGTTGTATTGCTGAAGGTCGTCCTTGGTGGTCACGGGAATTCGTGCAAGGTCTTCCAGGGTACGGATATCTTCCGGTTGTACGCCGTGCTTTTCGAATATTCTCCTGTAGTACGGCGAATGCCCGGAGACATAACGGAGCGTCTCAGCCAGTTTCTGTTCCTGGAATGCTTTTATTTCTTCCGGTGATTTTCTTTCTATATCGGGGATCATGGATTACCTGTTTGATCTGTTTTCGGATTTCCGGATGTACCGGTTTAGCATTTCCCTGTCGGGTACGGTGGTCACTTCTTTGGAAGCCGCTTCCCGGAATGCCGGCAGGGCTGCTTTGTAATATTTCTTCTGATAGTAGTATTTTCCGATGAGATAATGAACTTCCCATAAGTCCGGATTACTTTCCCTTAATTCACGCAGGGTTTCGGGGGCAATGCTTTTTTTGTTTTGTATATGGTATTGCACTTTTTTCTTCAGTTGCCTGTATTTTTCGTAATTCCGATAGGCTTCGGTGTAGAGGAACGGGTCTTCCGCAATGGCTAACGAATCAACAGAAACAGACGCGGGATTGTCATTTTTATACCTGTTAAAAATGGTGTTGAGGTCGTAGGCAACAAATTCTCCCAGTTGATAGGGATTGGAAGATACCCAGGCGAGGCGTTGTTCGGGTTTGAACACCACGCCGTGATGTGCCAGTAACTGGTTCAGGGCTTTTTCATTCCCGTAACCTATCTTTTTATCGTGCAGGCCGTCTTTGTTACGGAGTATGCTGACAGCAATTTCCGGGGAGATTTTTCGGTATTCCGTAAGAAGTTCTTCAAGGCGTTCGTAACGGTATTCGGAATGGCTTTCTTCAATATGTCTGCTGTTTCGCCGGTCGTTTTTGTAGGCATCGCTCTGAAAGTGATTGGTACAGATCATCCGGTCGGAATTCGGAACGGAATAGACCCCGAAATTTTCCGGAGATACTTCTATGATGACCGCTTTTTTATCGGCGGCACTGCCTACGAATATGGATTCGGAGACAAAGACACTTCTTTTTTTTGCGATGGCAATGGCTTCTTCAATAGTGGAAGCATACTGGAGGATTTCTCTCGTAACAATTGAAATAGGGGTTTTGGCCACCAATGGTATTTTGGATTTTCCCGCATTTATGGTCACCGTAAGTCCGTGTTCATTCATTCCGGAAACCACGCCGATCATCCCTGCCCAGGTAACGGACATGAATTTATAGCCGCTATCGGGGTTTACAAAAGCGACGATCTTTTCCCTGGCAAATTCATCCCCGGCGTAGAAATCAAAATTCCTGCCTATGAGAAGACTGCCGTCGCCGGTCTTATCTCCGCGAACAGCAAAGGAAGAACATCCGACAAGGGCGAGGTCCTGCAGGGCATGACCGATATCGTGTGCCCCGTGGAAATACAATACCCGCAGGTAGGGTTCGGCCAGATTGTTGTATTCCGGTGACGCATAGCGGGAAAGACCGTATATCTCGGCCTTGTATTCTTCAGGTACATGCTTATATACCTTACGGTTGTACCAGGCCAGGAATTTGCGAAGAAGGGCCTTTTTGAATTTTGAAGGGACCAGTTCGTCCACTTTTGAAAGGAATACGCGTTCCTGCCTGCGGAAGAGTTCTTTTGTCAGGGTTCCCATGGCCAGTCCCCGTTCCATGGGGTCGCCTTCGACGTAAAGTTCCCAGAGGCCCTGTTTGTTCCTGCGGAGGAAGTTATTGCCCGAGACGAAAGAGGTGTCTGAAATTTCTGTTCGTTCGGGGATCGTCTGATGGTATGAAGTTATATCGGGCCGGTCCCTGAGGGATCCGGAAATACCGCACCCCGCCAGCATAATGAGTATGGCGGAAAGACCTGCTGCCTTTTTTATTGCGTATGCCCTAAGCATTAATCCCCTGTAATTTGACCAGTTTTTTGTTTGTTTTCTTTACGGCGAGTGTTTCCTTGTAATCCAGCCATTTCTGCCCGAAAAACCGGCGCATATTATTGTCAAAGTGCCGCATGATGAACACGTTGTAGAGCATTGTCGCAAATTTTCCCGGTTTGCGGGGCAACGCTCTCAGGGTCATGGAAAAGCCGCCGTTGAGATATTTGATATAATGCCAGTACCCGCCGGGCATGAACAAGGCGTCCCCGTGTTTCATTTCGGCCCGGATACCTCGGGCATACCGAAGGGCGGGGTATTTGTCAAAATCCGGTTTGTCCATGTCTATTTTATCGAGATTGTGAATGGAAAAGGGCACGCGATACAGGTATTTTGTCTGTTCCGGGGAAAAGAGGGTCACGCTTTTATCGCCGTGAAAGTGAAAGTGCATGCTGTCCGGAAGATCGATATCGTAATGCATGAAAACCTTTGAATTGCCACCTCCGAAGAACAGGGCCGGCAACCGTTTAAAGAATTTCAGCCCGATATCGGGATATTCGAAATCCTTGAGGAGTTCCGGCATGTGATCCAGGATATTGTAAAAGAAGATACGCAGGTCGGTAGGTTCGGTTTTCAGTATTTCGATATAGCGGGAGAGTTCCATTTCCTTCACCGGGGCATAAACGCTTTGTTTTCCTTTTGCAGGCTTATTGTTGTAAAGGGGCACTACCTGGTCTCCGGCCCGTTGCTGAATATAGTCGAGGGTCCATTTTTTACGGGCGCTCCAGTTTTCGGTTAGGCCTTCAATGAGTACGGGGCGGCGTGGTTTATAGTAGTTTTCTATAAATTCCTTTTTGGTAATGTTCTTTACTCGTGGTACGGGTATGGTTTTGAACTGTCCCATGTTGCCGGATTTTTTATGAAACTTCCTCTTGTTTACTGGTTTCGATTATTTGGTTGAGCAGGTAGTCCTTGCCCAGTATTTCCGAACAGGTAATGACCGCTCCTATGGTAACTCCAAGGATACCGTGCATGTTGATGCTCTGCCCGGTGAAAAACAGGTTTTTTATCTTGGTCCGGGGGGAGACAAAAGACCGCATATGATTGTTGACATCCTTAACATAACCGTACATCGAGCCCTGGTGACAGCCTATATAATCCCTGTATGATAGGGGAGTGGAGGCATAAACGGCATGAATACATTCACGCAGGCCCGGGAATTTTTTCTCCAGTTCCCGTAAAAAGCATTCGGTTTTCCGGGCCTTGAACTCTTCATAGGTTTGCCCGCGGTCGTTTTTGCTCGCTACGGTATTGAAAGTATTTTCCCAGTGTTTTACTTCCTCATAGCGCATATAGGTCATAGCCGTAAGGCTGTCTCCCCAGGTACGGGTATCTTTTTTAACGCCCATGGATACCATATATCCTTCGGGCCAGCTTTCTTCGGTGTAATTCTGTGCATCCCATACTTTTGTATGATCCCTGAAGTGGTAATAATTCCGGTTCAGATATTTAAAAGTGCCGGGGTTCAGGACAATGTAAAGGCTGAAGGCCGAAACGGTGTTTTCTATGTTTTTTATCCGCGATACATAAGATTTCCGGAATTTGTCTTCCCCGATAAGGTCTATGGTGAGTTTGGGTTCTATGTTGGAGATAAATGTGTTCCCTTTTATCTGCTTTCCGTTTTTGGTACGAACGCCGGTAATCCTGTTTTCCCCGACATCGAACCCGGTGACCTCGTGATATTTATAAGTTTCCCCGCCATACTGCTTTAATTTCCGGATCAGGATTCTGGAGATCTGGCTCCCCCCGTTTACACAGCGATATGCACTTTCAATATAGGAGTTTACCGAAAGGGCATGTACATAAAAAGGGGTGCGCTCCGCATCCCCGGCATAAAGAAAATTTGTTCCGGCCAGTACTGCCCGCAGTTTTTTGTTTTTGGTAAGGGAATCGATATATGTTTTTGCCCCGGTCCGGAATACCTCGGTATTGTCGTAATAAGGTTTTCCGTGTTTGAGTTCGTAAAGGGGAAACTGGGCACAGGTTTCCCGCAACCTGCTGCAATAAGCTTTTATTGCGGTTTGTTCTTTGGGGAATTGTGCCGACAGGGTATCGATAAAATTTTCATAACCCTGGGCATAATGGTATTCCTTGTCGTCATTATCAAAAGTAATGACATCAAAACCGTTTTCGTCAAGCTTTTTCAAGCTGAGCTCGTCCGTAATACCGAGATACCGGAAATAACGGTGCAGATTTTGTCCTTCGGAAAGGCCGCCGATATAATGGACTCCGGTATCGAAAATGGTCTTGTCCCTTGTAAAGGTTTGCAGGTTGCCCCCGTACTGGTTGTTTTTTTCAAGGACACATACGCTGTAACCTTCCCGTGCCAGTATGTTTGCCGAGACCAGTCCGCCGAGGCCGCTTCCTATGATAACAATATCGTAATGTTGCTTCATATAATAAATCTATCCGTGGTTTTGAATTATGACTTCAGTAAAAAATACTGCGATTTCTGTTATCGCCATACTGTGTCATGGGGTTACCGTTCTTTTTCACAGATCAACAGGTTGTCGTTTTCAAAAATGAGAACAAAACCCCGGGGGGGCAGATCCGGTTTTGATCTTTCTTTTCGCTTTTGTAAAATTAATCTATTCATCCCGTTTTCCACAAGGGTTTCCCAATTTACTTCCCCGATACGGTCTTCACAAATAATGAGAGTATGAAAATTACCGGCCAATGCTTCTTCCGCAGTATCGGGGAAAAACATTTTTGAACGGTTTGCGGTATAGCTGTTGCGCAATATGGCCCTCGTTTTTTTATTTTCGATGTGACTGGTCAGTTTTCTTTCCGCGTTATACAGTATGAGCAGGAGATCGAGTTGTCCGCAGTCCTTTCCGAGGTGGATAATGGTATCCCTGTTTCCCGTGCTTTTCAGGATTTTGGTATATTGGTCCGCATTGGTCTTCAGGGCCGCTTTCACATTTTTGTATATCCGGCGGTCCTTGTATTTGTAATTTTCCAGTACGAGAGGATGAAAGTAGGTGTCATGCTCGATCTCATCACGTAGCTTCTGAAATTCATTCCTGAAGTACCGGCTGATGTTCTTCGTTCTCCGGGTATAATTATTTCCCCAGTACAGATCGTCCGGAGATATCCTGTCCAGTATCTTTATCGTGATGCTACCGTCCCTTATGATGTGGTCGCCTTTGGGAAGGACTTCCGAATTGCCGTGAATGAGTACGGGGATAATATCAAGACCGAGTTTTTCGGAAAGATAGAATGCCCCCTTGTGAAAACGTCTTATTTTGTTGGTACGGGATCTTGTTCCTTCGGGAAATACTATGGGAAAGTACCCCTGTTCCACTTTCTTTTGCAAATGACCGATCCCTTTTTCGATTCCTCCTGAAACGGGATAGAAACCTGCAAGTTGTGCTATTTTACCGAATACGGGGGAACGATAAACCCAATCGTTGACAAGGAATATCATATTGGGGTGCAGCATGCCCAGTGCAAGTATATCCAGGAAAGAAGTGTGATTGGCTATGACCAGTGCCGGTTTTTTAAAATTTTCCCCACTTTGATTGATTACCTTCTTTTCCACAAACGGGTTGGTGTATAATACCGATTTCATAAACCGGGAGATCCCGATGTGGAACCAGCGCATTTTTGTTTTTTTCGATACGGGAATGATCTTCATTAGAGTAGAACTCAGCAGGGAAAGCAAAATTCCCCCGGTACCGAAATACAGGAAGGAAAGGGAAGAATGCAGAAGCAGCCGGAGTGTTACCGGTCTTTTGTTACGCGTACCGATAAAAATGCGGAAAAGCAGGGGCTGGATGGTAAAAGTAACAAACACGGCACAGAGTATGCCGATTACCGAAACCAGCGCAATGGAATGCAGCGCCGGATGTCTGGCAAATATCAGTGCCCCGATGCCCAGCATCGTGGTAATCACCGACAGTACTACGGAGGTTTTGTAGGTAACGACCGTTTTTTCTCCCGTGCTGTATTCCAGTAACAATCCGTTGGTCATGAATATGCTGTAATCAATGCCCAGTCCGAAAATAAAAGTGGAAATGATGATATTGAAAATATTAAACTCCATATGAACCATTCCCATAATGCCAATGGTCAGTATCCACGTAAGGCATATGGGAATGCAGGTGACCAGGGTAAGGGAAAAGTTCCTGAAAAAAAGGAAAATAAGTATCAGAATTACGAGAAATGAATACCCGATAAGGCGGTTAAAATCATTTTTCAGGTTCCCCAGAAAAGTTTCGTTGATCTGCTGACGGTCTATGACCATTGTGCCGGGATAATCCCGGAAGGTATGAAAGACTTCCCGCATCTCTTCTTTTTCCGCCTTTACTACCGTAGCGGCAGTGACCAGATCGTTCTTTCCGGAAATAAAATCCTCTGTCGGAAAAAAATCAAGTTCGGCGTAGTCTTCACTTTGTAAACGGGTGAAATCCTTGTCCAACAGTTCAAAGAAAGCGTTGAAACTGTCCGGTTTAAAACCCAGTTCATTTCCGCTTTCCACCAGGTAATTCCTGGTTTGCTCTGCTGTTCTTTCATCCCAGAAAGATTCCCATAGGGCTATTTTTTGCTCCTGGACCTTTTCTGAAGTGAGAAAAATACCTGCCGAACTGAAGCTGTGTACCCGTTTTTCTGCCTTGAGTTGTTTTAACTTCCGGTAAATGCGGTCATTGGTTTCCAGCACTTCCTGCCCGGTCTTGCCATAAGCAATGATATAAACAGACTTTGATGCGATATCGGTAAAGCTTTCCAGTTGCTGTTGGGCCTTCTTTACGGATGCAGGTTCGTAATTGAGTTTGGTGATATCATGGTCGAACCGGACTTCCCGATAGGTGAACAGGGATATCAGTAATACTCCCCCCAGGATACCAATGGCCCATTTGTTTTTATGCAGAGGATATTTTGCCAGACGGTCAAGAAGGGAATTACGGATATGTCCGGCGGGAACTTTTTTTCCGTAAGTCCCCGGAATAAAAAGCAGGGCAAAACAGGAAGCTCCCATAACACTTATGGCTACAAAAATACCGAGGTCCTGCAGTGCCTGGGAATGCAACAGTAACAGGCACAAAAAGGCCAGGGCAGTGGTGAGGCTACTCATCAGGATGGGTCTCAGGGTCTCTTTGTACAATGTTTTGACATCATTGTTATTCCTGAGGTGAGTCAGGATATGCAGGGAATAATCCAGGGTAATGCCCAGCAATACCGAGCCTATGCCCAGTGAAATTGCCGATATTCTTTCCCGAAGGATATAAAGGAAGGCCAGGGCGAGCAATCCGCCGAAAATTGTCGGGATAAAAAGTATTACGGGGGTAATTAGCTTTTTGTAAAACCCGATCAGAATAAGAAGCAACACCAATGTCACCACACTGATTGTAACACGAATATCCTGTTTTACCTGTTGTGCGTTGGCCACCGCCACTAAGGGAGCTCCGAAGTATTCACTTTTGACCTTGTTGCGAAAGGAACGGTTCAACGTGTCCTTTATGCGGTGAAGATTCCTGACAAGTGCTTCGTTTTTGGCGGTCTCACCGGTTTCAAAAGCCGGGGAGATAAAGAGGAGGATATGCTTTTTGTCCCTGCTGAACAGAAAGCCGTCCTGAATGACAAAATCATCACCTGCGTGGAGTTGCCGTAACTTTTCGAGGGCAATGAAAGACAATCCCAGCGGGTCTTTCAGTATATGTTTTTTGGCCACGATCCCGGTGGGGGCTATCAGTGTTCTGTAATTTTTCCGGGTAATGGCGGCAATACTGTCTTTATGTATCCGGTCTTTCAGAACGGCATAGTCCTCACGATCGAGAAAAAGGGGCAGGTTACGGTAGAGGAAATCAAGGGTACGGAGAACATCCTCATCCGCAACGCTGCCCTGTATGTGTTTGATGTACTTCCCGGAATCCTGGCGGACACTGTCCAGGAACTGCGCGGCATAACGGGTGAGGTCTTCCGTGCTGCCTTCGGGCTGTACACTGATATCGACAATGATCTTGTCCGCAAAATTTGTGGCTTTCAGTACCTTTTGGACATTTGCCGTCTTTTCGTTTTCGGGGATCAGTCCGGTGATATCCTCTTCGAAGCGTATTTGAGATGCCGTAAAGCCCAATAAGGTGAAGAGTACGGCCAAAAGTATATAAAACCCCGGCCTTTTCCGAACGAGCTTATGGTATATATTGCAGAAAAGCCTATCCATTGTGCAGCGTCATTTTTTTATCGAAATACGATAGAAAAACATAGGCCAGCATTCCGAAAAGGGAAGCTGCGACGACCCCCAGTGAAAAACTGCCGATAACATAGGCCTTTATGTGGTTCAGAATGTCGGTATTACCGTGTATTTCACTGATCGAAAAGCTGTGTTTTTCCCCCAGTATAAAGTTCCCGGTCTCAAGGCTGGCATAGATCACGAACGGAATAAAGGGAGGGATGCTTATGTTGGAAGCCGTGAAGGCAATGACCTTGTTCAGTTTAAGCGCAAGGGCCATAAAAATAACAATAGGCGTGTGGAGGCCCCAGAACGGGGAAAGCCCCACAAAAACCCCGAGGGCTATGGACAGTGCCTTTTTCCTGGGAGAATCGTAACTGCCCAGGATGTCTTCCATGATAAAGTGTTTAAAGCCCTTTTTTTTTATGTTCCGGAAAAATTCCCGGGGGCGGATATAAAAAAATGTAAGAAAGACCAGCCAGGTGTTCAGCAGGCTTATCCGGAAAAAATCTTTTACCGGCCGGAAATGGGAGACCCTTTCGGTTTTGTCATAATATACGCGTACAGGAACATTTTTTACCCGGATACCTTTCCAGGCTGCCTTTACGATGACTTCTATTTCAAATTCAAACCTGTTGGTGAAGAAACTCAGCTTTTCCAGTTCCCGTAGCGGGTAAAGCCTGTAACCCGATTGTGTGTCGCTGAGGCGGATACCGGTTTCCACCCAATACCAGAAATTGGAAAACCGGTTGCCGAAACTGCTTTTTCCGGGAACACTTTCCTGGTCCATGTCCCTGGCACCGATCAGGAGAACCCCGGGGTCCGGTTCTTTTTTCAGTACGTTGATAAATACGGGAATGTCTTCCGGGAAATGTTGTCCGTCAGAATCTATGGTTATGGCAAAATCAAATCCTTCTTTTACCGCAAGATCAAAACCGGTACGCAGTGCAAGGCCTTTTCCCCTGTTTTCGGGAAGGTGTATCTGCCGGAGTTCCGGGTAAGCAGACAGAATTTCTGCCGTGGTGTCCGTCGAACCGTCATTGATTACAATAACATCCCCGGTATGTGCCAGTACACCGTCTATAACACGCTTCAGTGTGCGTTCATTGTTATAGGTGGGGATAAGTACACAAACCTTGTATCCGGGCATATGTTGTCTGCTGTGTTGGTTATTCACTCCTGTACTGTTACTGCCCCGAAATTACTGTTTTTTCTTCAGCTGAAAAGAGGGAAGACTGTGAAATATAGTTTTTCAGATGATTTTTGAGGTCTTCCGAATCTATATTCTCAAAATGTGTGAGAATGAAGTTTTTGTCTTCTTCAATATTGTCTTTGTATTTTAGAATTTTCGGGCTGTTTTCCTGGATACCGAGACGAACAAAACGGGGTTCGAGGGCTTCCGGGGCCGTTTCAATGGCATGTTCGATATAGGATACGCCTTCCAGAAAACCTTCCCTCTTTTTCTTTACGGTTTTGGCATACCTTGCTTTAAGGGCAATGGCGGCTCCCTTGTAAGCTACCAGTGCAGGATCACTTTTTTTGGTAACATCGGCAAGTAAGGTGTAAAAATCTTCAATCCTGTTTTTGTCGTGAGCTGCTTCTTTATAAGTGGCACGAATCTCTTTCAGGTCTGTATGAACCGGATGAAACAGGAAAGCTGCCATAAAAAACATGAACAATTTCATCGGATATAATTTTTATTTACAGGTAAACGTACTGGTGAGTTTTAAGGCAACGGTGTCTTCGAACCGGGTGGTATTTTTAACCCTATATGTTCCGTCGGCCTCAGAAATATCCAGTTTGAGTTCCAGGTCGGGATTTTTTTCGGGATTGATAATGGCAATGAACTTTACATTGCTCGACGAGGCCATGAACAGTTTTTTCTTCACCACCTTTTCCGTGAGTTCCCGGATGATCTGCATCATGCAAACACCGGGAGTTACGGGATTACCCGGAAAATGGCCCTTGAATATCTCGTGGTCCTTGTCAATGGTGATATGTGCAGTGGCGAGGTTGTCTGTGACCGTAAGGGTATTCAGTACGTAAAAATCTTTCAGCAGCATACTATTAAAAATTGAACTTGTAAAAAACACCTACCTGGAGTACGGAATTTAACCTGCTGTCGCTGGTGTAGTAATCCAGGTCGTAATCATCCACATAATCGGCATAGCCGTCCCTGATATCTATAACACCCTGTTTGTAACGTATTTCCAGGCCCAGTCCCGTGGGGAATTCATAGCCTATACCTGCAAAAAAGGAAAGGTCGGCAGGGGTAATGTCGTATTCATCACTGCTGGACAGGAGAATATCCAGGCTGGGACCAATTATGAAATGAAAACCCGCCCCCGGAACAACAAAAAACTTGTTGGCGACACCAAGGGTAAAATAATGCAGGTTCATATCGTCTTCACCTGCATAGAGATATTCATCTTCATAGGGATCGTAATAATTATAATCGTCCCATGAACCCCCCTGGTTGGAATAGGAGGTCTCTACCTGCATTTCGTAAAAACGTGCAAAGTGAATGTTGACGAACATGCCTCCGTCAAACCCGATCTTGCGTGAAGAACTTTCCGTATTTGTAATCGTCGACGCATTGAACCCGGCTTTGATCCCAGGTCTTACTTTTACCTGGGCGAAGAGGGAAGTACCCGTAACGAAGATCAATAATGCAGTAAGTAAATGCTTTTTCATATTAATGGATTGCCTTTAGGTTAATATTCAATTTAATGTTTTTATGCATGATCCGGATATCCCCGGCAATATTATCACTAATATCCGAGAATAAAAAGACCGTTTGTGCATTTGCCCTGACCACTTTGACCGGGACGCCCTTATGGGTATAGTAATAGTATTTTTTGTTACATAAAACGGTTTTTAAAACCGTCCGGGTATTATTTGAATATGATTTGACAACAGGATTTTTTTCGCGGGTCAGTACCCTGAAATCCCGGGTCAGTAATTTTATTAACGGTTTTCTGTCCAGTTTATCGGGGATGTAATGTACTTCGTGTTTGTCTTCATACAGGGATATATCGAATATCTTATTACCCATTTCCGTGGTAAAAGCTATCCGGTGATGTCTTTCCCCCAGCTTTTTAACGATAAAAAGCCCTCCGAAAACATTATCATTAAAGGTAATACTTGCCTTGTAGATATAATCCTTGGTCGCTTCCGAGAAAAACGGATTTACAATCGTTTTTTCCCTGGTTTCCACGGGGTAGAAATGGTGTTTTTCCGGATAAGACCCGCAGGCCACCACGAGCAGCAGGCATATGCTAATTGGTAAATATCGCATCATCCAGGGGTTGGTTTACGGTCCGGTTGCTGAAAGTGATATGGGTATAGTCTCCGGAAGGTTCTGTCATTTTGATCCCGGTCACGTCTCCATTGGTGTCGAACGTTATCAGAAAAGCGCTGATGTGTTTTTTAAAACTTTCGTCTTTCGGGGAAAAACGGACTTCATTGCGCTTTTCTTTTTTGAAATAGGTTATGGAAAACTTATTATCATCAAACATATCGCCCCTGATACTTTTTACGATAAGGTCATTCAGTGTCCCGAACATTTTGCTCGATCCCATATCCACCTGGCTTTTTTTTCCGCTGTCGTTAATGTAGAGCATTTCATCCCTGAAAACCACAGTATATTCGAAAGGCTCCGTGTATTCCCATTTCACCTTATCCGGTGCCTTGAATGCCAGTTTTCCGCCGGAAACGATATCATTGGACAAAAAGCCAAGGTGTTTGCGCTGGGTAAAATTGCTTGTAATGGTCTTTACGGCTGTTGCCCTTTCGGATACTTTTTCCCTGAAGGAAACAGCTTCGGCAGCAGTCATTGGGGTTTGTGCCTGCAGGGTGGTTACGGTTAAAATGAGTATGTAAACAAAATTACGCATAGGCCTTGATGTTAAAAAGTGAATCTACGGTCACCGACTGCATATTCCGCTCCTGCATGAACGACAATAACCGTTCCAAAACGGTAACGGTTTTGGCACTGGTGTCGTGCAACAGGATAATGTCTCCTTTTTTCAGGCCGGTAGTGACCCGTTTTAAAACGGTCTCCGTATCCAGTGCCGTAGTATCCAGGGAGCGTTTGCTCCACCCTACGGAATGTAGCCCGGTTACTTTAAGCGCTTTTCTTATATGAGGGTTGGTCACGCCATAGGCCGGTCTGTACAACCGCATGTTCAATCCGGTGAGTTCTTTTACCACTCGATTTGTTTTTTCGAGTTCGCGGGCTACCTTTTTCGAGGAAAAAAAACCAAAATAACCGGAGTGGGAATAGGTATGATTCCCTACGGAGTGACCACCGTCAATAATTTTCCGAAACAGATCGGGATGTGCCTCGATGTGTTTTCCGATGCAGAAAAATGTGGCTTTGGCCCCGGATTGCCGCAAAAGTTCCAGTATTTCAGGAGTGAATTGCGGATGAGGTCCGTCATCAAAGGTTATAGCGATCCGGTTACCGGAGACCTCCCTGTTTGAAAGTAATGATTTAACATGGTAGTTGTATTTGATAAAAAATGAACCAATTATGGTCATGAGTAGCCATCCTATGACAATGACCGAAAAAAACCAAAGCGGAACAGGGGTAAAATATCCCGTTATGCATAGCCCTGCCAGGAGTATGATGGTCGTTATGTTAACCGTCCTGAAGTTTAACATCGTTTGAGCAGGATAAAACTGTGATTTTCCCCACGGTACTGGTTATACAGTAATACGGTATCATATTTGTTCGCTGTTTTGTTGTTCAACTGCACAGCTTCGGGGAGGATTTGTGTTTTGAGGATTTGGGCGGCCAGCCAGGTACCGAAGGCCGAAGCGGTATGATATTCGCCCGATAAATGTTTGTAAAATGCCTGAGCAGTATTCCGGAACGGACCGGAAGCGA contains the following coding sequences:
- a CDS encoding 1-acyl-sn-glycerol-3-phosphate acyltransferase is translated as MDRLFCNIYHKLVRKRPGFYILLAVLFTLLGFTASQIRFEEDITGLIPENEKTANVQKVLKATNFADKIIVDISVQPEGSTEDLTRYAAQFLDSVRQDSGKYIKHIQGSVADEDVLRTLDFLYRNLPLFLDREDYAVLKDRIHKDSIAAITRKNYRTLIAPTGIVAKKHILKDPLGLSFIALEKLRQLHAGDDFVIQDGFLFSRDKKHILLFISPAFETGETAKNEALVRNLHRIKDTLNRSFRNKVKSEYFGAPLVAVANAQQVKQDIRVTISVVTLVLLLILIGFYKKLITPVILFIPTIFGGLLALAFLYILRERISAISLGIGSVLLGITLDYSLHILTHLRNNNDVKTLYKETLRPILMSSLTTALAFLCLLLLHSQALQDLGIFVAISVMGASCFALLFIPGTYGKKVPAGHIRNSLLDRLAKYPLHKNKWAIGILGGVLLISLFTYREVRFDHDITKLNYEPASVKKAQQQLESFTDIASKSVYIIAYGKTGQEVLETNDRIYRKLKQLKAEKRVHSFSSAGIFLTSEKVQEQKIALWESFWDERTAEQTRNYLVESGNELGFKPDSFNAFFELLDKDFTRLQSEDYAELDFFPTEDFISGKNDLVTAATVVKAEKEEMREVFHTFRDYPGTMVIDRQQINETFLGNLKNDFNRLIGYSFLVILILIFLFFRNFSLTLVTCIPICLTWILTIGIMGMVHMEFNIFNIIISTFIFGLGIDYSIFMTNGLLLEYSTGEKTVVTYKTSVVLSVITTMLGIGALIFARHPALHSIALVSVIGILCAVFVTFTIQPLLFRIFIGTRNKRPVTLRLLLHSSLSFLYFGTGGILLSLLSSTLMKIIPVSKKTKMRWFHIGISRFMKSVLYTNPFVEKKVINQSGENFKKPALVIANHTSFLDILALGMLHPNMIFLVNDWVYRSPVFGKIAQLAGFYPVSGGIEKGIGHLQKKVEQGYFPIVFPEGTRSRTNKIRRFHKGAFYLSEKLGLDIIPVLIHGNSEVLPKGDHIIRDGSITIKILDRISPDDLYWGNNYTRRTKNISRYFRNEFQKLRDEIEHDTYFHPLVLENYKYKDRRIYKNVKAALKTNADQYTKILKSTGNRDTIIHLGKDCGQLDLLLILYNAERKLTSHIENKKTRAILRNSYTANRSKMFFPDTAEEALAGNFHTLIICEDRIGEVNWETLVENGMNRLILQKRKERSKPDLPPRGFVLIFENDNLLICEKER
- a CDS encoding C45 family autoproteolytic acyltransferase/hydolase, producing the protein MLRAYAIKKAAGLSAILIMLAGCGISGSLRDRPDITSYHQTIPERTEISDTSFVSGNNFLRRNKQGLWELYVEGDPMERGLAMGTLTKELFRRQERVFLSKVDELVPSKFKKALLRKFLAWYNRKVYKHVPEEYKAEIYGLSRYASPEYNNLAEPYLRVLYFHGAHDIGHALQDLALVGCSSFAVRGDKTGDGSLLIGRNFDFYAGDEFAREKIVAFVNPDSGYKFMSVTWAGMIGVVSGMNEHGLTVTINAGKSKIPLVAKTPISIVTREILQYASTIEEAIAIAKKRSVFVSESIFVGSAADKKAVIIEVSPENFGVYSVPNSDRMICTNHFQSDAYKNDRRNSRHIEESHSEYRYERLEELLTEYRKISPEIAVSILRNKDGLHDKKIGYGNEKALNQLLAHHGVVFKPEQRLAWVSSNPYQLGEFVAYDLNTIFNRYKNDNPASVSVDSLAIAEDPFLYTEAYRNYEKYRQLKKKVQYHIQNKKSIAPETLRELRESNPDLWEVHYLIGKYYYQKKYYKAALPAFREAASKEVTTVPDREMLNRYIRKSENRSNR
- a CDS encoding cupin-like domain-containing protein, giving the protein MGQFKTIPVPRVKNITKKEFIENYYKPRRPVLIEGLTENWSARKKWTLDYIQQRAGDQVVPLYNNKPAKGKQSVYAPVKEMELSRYIEILKTEPTDLRIFFYNILDHMPELLKDFEYPDIGLKFFKRLPALFFGGGNSKVFMHYDIDLPDSMHFHFHGDKSVTLFSPEQTKYLYRVPFSIHNLDKIDMDKPDFDKYPALRYARGIRAEMKHGDALFMPGGYWHYIKYLNGGFSMTLRALPRKPGKFATMLYNVFIMRHFDNNMRRFFGQKWLDYKETLAVKKTNKKLVKLQGINA
- a CDS encoding phytoene desaturase family protein yields the protein MKQHYDIVIIGSGLGGLVSANILAREGYSVCVLEKNNQYGGNLQTFTRDKTIFDTGVHYIGGLSEGQNLHRYFRYLGITDELSLKKLDENGFDVITFDNDDKEYHYAQGYENFIDTLSAQFPKEQTAIKAYCSRLRETCAQFPLYELKHGKPYYDNTEVFRTGAKTYIDSLTKNKKLRAVLAGTNFLYAGDAERTPFYVHALSVNSYIESAYRCVNGGSQISRILIRKLKQYGGETYKYHEVTGFDVGENRITGVRTKNGKQIKGNTFISNIEPKLTIDLIGEDKFRKSYVSRIKNIENTVSAFSLYIVLNPGTFKYLNRNYYHFRDHTKVWDAQNYTEESWPEGYMVSMGVKKDTRTWGDSLTAMTYMRYEEVKHWENTFNTVASKNDRGQTYEEFKARKTECFLRELEKKFPGLRECIHAVYASTPLSYRDYIGCHQGSMYGYVKDVNNHMRSFVSPRTKIKNLFFTGQSINMHGILGVTIGAVITCSEILGKDYLLNQIIETSKQEEVS